The following DNA comes from Teredinibacter haidensis.
ATCGAAGCGCTGATCACCGCAACCCCAAAAGATATGCAACGCCGCCTGCGCGGATTACAGTTTCAAATTGATTGCCAGAGGAAACTGCACAAATCCTCGATGGGAGCGTGTATTGCCATTTCTCGGATGATGCACGAATCGGTTAATCAGCTGAGCTACTATCTCAACGGTAAAAATAGCGCGCTAAAACCAGATCAACCTAATTTTTTAGAGGAAGACGAGACAGGTAAGATTCTTCCGTTTCCAGCTTAAGTTTCCAGCGGCCATACCGAGTAAGCAGGTTCTTCATAAGGGTGGGCCTGTTTTAACGCTGCAATCACCACGTCACGAACGGCAGCTGCCATCACCATTTCCACCCGATACTCCTCAACGGTTTCAACATTACCTTCGTTACCAAGAAAGGGCGAGCTTCCCAACAGGGGCCTGAATTGCCCCTGCCCCAGCACCTGCCAGGAACAGTGATCGTAGTCGCCCGATTTACCTGCCCCGGCAGAAAACACCGCCGACTTCACCGATTCCACATAAGTTTTAGGGACATAAAAAACCAGCTGATAAAGAACCATTCTTTTTTCCTTACCTCTCTCTGAAGGTGTAACATAGCTGCCGTCTATCCACCCCGAAGCAACTTTTATTATGCGTTTATTTGTCGACAACCTCACTAATATTGATTTCAGTTTTCTCGATGCCCAACGCGGACTCGTCGGTGAAACCTGGCTGGCCAGCGTTGAACTGGACGGCACCCTGGACGAACAGGGTATGGTGTGCGACTTTGGAATTGTAAAGAAAAAACTGCGTGAATGGTTAGATACAACGCTCGACCACTGCTTACTGGTACCACAACAAAGTGCCATCCTGCAGTTACAGGAGCACAACGGTAGCTACGGCATTAACTGGCATTTGCACAGTGGCGATATTTTGAAGTGCGCCTCACCTAAACAAGCGATTACTTTAATCGATGCCGAAAGCATTACAGCACAATCTGTCGCCCAATGGTGTATTCAGAAATTGAAAGCGGAATTCCCCGACACAGTTCAATCCTTAACGCTGAAATTCACCTGCGAAACCATTGACGGCCCCTACTATCACTACAGCCACGGTTTGAAAAAACACAAAGGCAACTGCCAGCGCATTGCTCATGGACACCGCTCCAAAATCGAAATTTGGCGTAACGGCAATTTGAGTACAGGCGATATGGAGGAATGGGCACAGCAGTGGAAGGATATTTATATTGGCACTCGAGAAGACCTGTGTAGTACCTCCGAATCCGCTTTTGACCCAGACAACGTAGCTTTTGCCTATTGCTCTCAGCAGGGCGAATTTTCCCTTTCCTTGCCCAAAAAGCACTGCTATTTAATCGATACGGATTCCACAGTTGAACTTATCGCACAGCACATAGCCACGCAGTTAAAGCAACGCTATCCCTCGGAAACCATTGTCGTAAAAGCCTACGAAGGGATTGGTAAAGGCGCTATCGCTCAAGCGTAAGCGTTTCCATACCCGCTCTGCTGCAAGGCGCACCATCCAAATAATGGAAGTGTGCATGCGCAGGCGAAACCTCAATGTGAGAAAAGCTGACCGTACGGGCATCTTCCCGATGCATACAAATACTCGTCGCCGAGGGTTTGTCGCCGTGCAACCGGTGCAGCCGGTAGAAACTTTCTACCGTTACCTTATTTTCTCTGGAGACGATTGCTTCCCGGTAAATCGCCATACGCGCAGCCACTACCTTGTCATAACATCTTGCCGATGATATCAGCGGGCTGCCCTGCATTTGCTTAACCAGTACCATGCCGTCCCAACGCCACATCGGTACCTCTGTTCCTCTAGCGCCATCCGGTGTAAACACCAATAAGGAGAAAGGAGCGAACCCTTCCAGCGTTAAACTATGGAGTGTATTTTCGATCGCACTTACCGAAACCAGAGAAGAAAGCCGCTGAACAACCTGCCCACGGGACGTTAGCTTTCCTTTCGGTAAGTGCCCCTGATAGAAATTCAGCAGCGCAAGCGTAATACCCGCCGTATTAGTGGACAACCAGGAGCCGCCACCCAGAGGATCAACAGGCATTATGGTGGAACAGAGGTCGGCATTAAAACGACGCGGGGCCCAGGCTTTCGGTCGTGTGCGTTGCTCATCTCGGTTAAAAAACACGTGATACCGCTGCTCTTCGAATAGCCAACTAACTGTACACATTTGGCTTATACCTATTCCTCTACCACGCTGTCTTTTTCCCGTAAAAACGTGGCCGTAGCCGGAGCAATGCCCAAAGCAGAGTCGATAACGATATTCTGAGATCGCGCTATCATCGAAATAATCGCCAGATGATGAACCGCATGGCTGGAAGCAAAAACAAGCTCTCTTAATAAGGTAGATTTCAATACAACGCTTTCAGTATCCTGTAGCGAAACTTCGGTTTTAACATTCACAGCTACACCAAGCGTATCGACGTCCAACGACAACAACCAATCGCCCAACACCATCAATTCATTGCTCGCTAAAAGACTATCTGCTTCACATGTAACGCCACGACGACGATGATCATAGTCGACCAGAAGCAGTTGCTGGTTATTCACACCCCTATCGAAAGCTAGTTTCAGTGCAAAATAAATATCTAGAATATGGCGAACATGAGCCCCAATAGGGCTAACAACCATGGGAGGCAGAACATAGCGGTACTGCGTGGAAGAAAGACGAACCAGTATGGACAAACACTGCTCCAGCGCCTCACTATTTCCTTTGATAACGGATGATGCCGTCACAGTCATTTATCGATCCTTATTCTTTTTTTGCCCGACTAAACGAATAATACTATTTGGCGAAAGCCAATCGGCAACAACCAATAGCAAGGAACTAACCCAAAGGGAACACGCCATAAAAAACAACATCCCACCGTCACTTCCAATAATCTGTCCGCTACTGTCAAATGCTGGCATAACCATTCCCAGCGGCGTAAACACATGAAAAACAATGGCACCGCTCATAATCTCAAAGGCAAGTAAAGCGCCCCAAGGTCTCCAACGCGTAAAAAGCAAAATGGTTGCCATTAGCTCTGCAGCACCCACTAGATAAGCACCGATATCGGCAAACCATGGCAGGCTCAACCACTGCCCCAGCACACCAAAAATATGTTGTGTTTCGTATGATCCTGTAAATTTAAAAAACAGTGATTGCACAAAAACAAAGGCAATCCACACAGAGAGCATTAATCGATAATGCTTCGCCACGAATATCATAAGTAATCGCCCTTGACTCCCAATTCCCGTA
Coding sequences within:
- a CDS encoding DUF3135 domain-containing protein — translated: MKNWPDINQLLRMAKDSPEELETFRLRQIEALITATPKDMQRRLRGLQFQIDCQRKLHKSSMGACIAISRMMHESVNQLSYYLNGKNSALKPDQPNFLEEDETGKILPFPA
- a CDS encoding YqfO family protein, translated to MVLYQLVFYVPKTYVESVKSAVFSAGAGKSGDYDHCSWQVLGQGQFRPLLGSSPFLGNEGNVETVEEYRVEMVMAAAVRDVVIAALKQAHPYEEPAYSVWPLET
- a CDS encoding 6-pyruvoyl trahydropterin synthase family protein, whose product is MRLFVDNLTNIDFSFLDAQRGLVGETWLASVELDGTLDEQGMVCDFGIVKKKLREWLDTTLDHCLLVPQQSAILQLQEHNGSYGINWHLHSGDILKCASPKQAITLIDAESITAQSVAQWCIQKLKAEFPDTVQSLTLKFTCETIDGPYYHYSHGLKKHKGNCQRIAHGHRSKIEIWRNGNLSTGDMEEWAQQWKDIYIGTREDLCSTSESAFDPDNVAFAYCSQQGEFSLSLPKKHCYLIDTDSTVELIAQHIATQLKQRYPSETIVVKAYEGIGKGAIAQA
- a CDS encoding NRDE family protein, whose amino-acid sequence is MCTVSWLFEEQRYHVFFNRDEQRTRPKAWAPRRFNADLCSTIMPVDPLGGGSWLSTNTAGITLALLNFYQGHLPKGKLTSRGQVVQRLSSLVSVSAIENTLHSLTLEGFAPFSLLVFTPDGARGTEVPMWRWDGMVLVKQMQGSPLISSARCYDKVVAARMAIYREAIVSRENKVTVESFYRLHRLHGDKPSATSICMHREDARTVSFSHIEVSPAHAHFHYLDGAPCSRAGMETLTLER
- a CDS encoding DoxX family protein; translated protein: MIFVAKHYRLMLSVWIAFVFVQSLFFKFTGSYETQHIFGVLGQWLSLPWFADIGAYLVGAAELMATILLFTRWRPWGALLAFEIMSGAIVFHVFTPLGMVMPAFDSSGQIIGSDGGMLFFMACSLWVSSLLLVVADWLSPNSIIRLVGQKKNKDR